The window ACATATATCCTTGACCCCACCGCAACAAAGCCTCCCCTGCGAGGCATTTTGGGAAGAGAAGGGATAAGGACCAAGCTGTGATTACCGTTGGCTTTCCGGTAGAGAACATAGCAATAGTGATTATCGTTTTCTTTGTTACAGAGGACAACATAGAGAGAGTGTTCCGTGCATCCTAACAATGATCGTCTTGCGTATAGCTCATGGGAGGTAACAAGTGATCGGAAGTGCTTGGAAACAAGGGAGAGTTTTGGATAGTAGCATCTCCCTACACGTGCTAAGATGTCAACGATGATGTCTTCGGGAAGTGACGGGATCAGAGACGGCGGTTCTGACGATTCCTCCTTCGTTGAC of the Brassica oleracea var. oleracea cultivar TO1000 unplaced genomic scaffold, BOL UnpScaffold05100, whole genome shotgun sequence genome contains:
- the LOC106322025 gene encoding F-box/kelch-repeat protein At4g38940-like — protein: RVVVRFPLILEDSLRMSSKTRSTKEESSEPPSLIPSLPEDIIVDILARVGRCYYPKLSLVSKHFRSLVTSHELYARRSLLGCTEHSLYVVLCNKENDNHYCYVLYRKANGNHSLVLIPSLPKMPRRGGFVAVGSRIYVFGGLNSYHHIKIPTKAISIDCRSQTVHLLPSMNVTMSVSVADIIDGKIYVTGYCSNMAVFNTETQMWEPKKTTAETMSGYMWPYDCVVMAGKMYMV